A single window of Chitinophagales bacterium DNA harbors:
- a CDS encoding fumarate reductase/succinate dehydrogenase flavoprotein subunit, which translates to MMLDAKVPEGKLEEKWRNYQVKSKLINPANKKKLNVIVVGSGLSGAGAAATLAELGYDVQCFCYQDSARRAHSVAAQGGVNAAKNYQHDGDSVWRMFYDTLKGGDFRSREANTYRLAELSSPLIDHFTQQGVPFAREYGGVLVNRSFGGVQVQRTFYARGQTGQQLLLAAYSQLSKMVRAKKVTMFPRTEMLDLVVIEGKAKGIIARDLISGEIKRFAADAVVLATGGYSRVFRLSTLAIGCNGSAIWKAHKKGAFFAAPSFTQIHPTALPQSSEAQSKLTLMSESLRNDGRIWVPKQKSDTRIANDIPESERDYYLERRYPSFGNLAPRDIASRAAKERIDAGYGVGRLKNAVYLDFKHAIERFGEETIRDRYGNLFTMYQKITGVDAYKQPMQISPAAHFSMGGLWVDYELMTTIPGLYAIGECNFSDHGANRLGANSLLQASVDGYFILPNTINNYLASELKSEQLTTEHPEFAKAEKEVTEYVRRILSVNGTKTVDHFHRELGKVMWQECAMSRNKAGLEKAILQIEAIREEFWRGVKVTGEADEMNTELEKALRLADFIELGILMCTDALQREESCGAHFREEYQTEEGEAVRIDEEYAYVSAWEYANGDFKLHKETLNFEFVKPSVRSYK; encoded by the coding sequence ATGATGTTAGATGCAAAAGTTCCAGAAGGAAAATTGGAGGAAAAATGGCGCAATTATCAAGTCAAAAGCAAACTGATAAATCCTGCCAATAAGAAAAAATTGAATGTCATTGTTGTCGGTTCGGGCTTGTCGGGAGCAGGTGCAGCCGCAACTCTTGCCGAGTTGGGATATGATGTGCAGTGTTTTTGCTATCAAGATTCTGCTCGGCGAGCACATTCTGTTGCCGCTCAAGGTGGTGTAAATGCTGCAAAAAATTACCAACATGATGGCGATAGTGTTTGGCGAATGTTTTACGATACACTCAAAGGGGGCGATTTTCGGTCTAGAGAAGCGAATACCTACCGTTTGGCAGAACTGTCTTCTCCACTGATTGACCACTTTACACAACAAGGCGTTCCGTTTGCGAGAGAATACGGAGGTGTTTTGGTGAATCGGAGTTTTGGAGGGGTGCAAGTCCAGCGAACATTCTATGCAAGGGGACAAACTGGGCAACAGCTTTTATTGGCGGCTTATTCGCAATTGTCCAAAATGGTTAGAGCCAAAAAAGTCACGATGTTCCCACGAACAGAAATGTTGGATTTGGTGGTCATTGAAGGAAAAGCAAAAGGAATCATTGCAAGGGATTTGATCAGCGGTGAAATCAAACGTTTTGCAGCGGATGCAGTGGTACTGGCAACTGGTGGATATTCACGGGTTTTTAGGTTATCGACTTTGGCGATTGGCTGCAACGGAAGTGCGATTTGGAAAGCACACAAAAAGGGGGCATTTTTCGCTGCACCAAGTTTCACCCAAATTCACCCGACTGCTTTGCCACAATCAAGTGAGGCACAATCAAAACTGACTTTGATGTCCGAATCCTTGAGAAATGATGGACGAATTTGGGTACCCAAACAAAAAAGCGACACTCGAATAGCCAACGATATTCCCGAAAGTGAAAGAGATTATTATTTGGAAAGACGCTATCCAAGTTTTGGAAATTTAGCCCCTCGGGACATTGCTTCAAGAGCTGCAAAAGAAAGAATTGATGCGGGTTATGGTGTTGGTAGATTGAAGAATGCAGTTTATTTGGACTTCAAACATGCGATTGAAAGGTTTGGAGAAGAAACAATTAGAGATAGATATGGCAATCTTTTTACGATGTATCAGAAAATTACGGGTGTCGATGCCTACAAACAACCCATGCAGATTTCTCCCGCTGCTCATTTCTCGATGGGTGGATTGTGGGTCGATTATGAATTGATGACAACGATTCCAGGCTTGTATGCTATTGGAGAATGCAACTTTTCTGACCACGGAGCGAATCGCTTGGGTGCAAATTCATTGCTTCAAGCCAGTGTTGATGGTTATTTCATTCTACCCAATACAATTAACAATTACCTCGCTTCAGAATTGAAGTCTGAACAGCTAACAACGGAACACCCCGAATTTGCGAAAGCAGAAAAGGAGGTGACCGAATATGTACGCCGCATATTATCGGTCAATGGAACGAAAACCGTCGACCATTTTCACAGAGAGTTGGGCAAGGTGATGTGGCAAGAATGTGCGATGAGTCGAAACAAAGCGGGTTTGGAAAAAGCGATTCTACAAATTGAAGCGATTCGTGAGGAATTTTGGCGTGGGGTGAAAGTCACTGGCGAAGCGGATGAGATGAACACAGAGCTGGAAAAAGCACTTCGTTTGGCGGACTTTATCGAACTCGGAATTTTGATGTGTACCGACGCTTTGCAGAGAGAAGAATCATGTGGCGCACATTTTCGTGAAGAATATCAAACAGAAGAAGGTGAAGCCGTTAGAATAGACGAAGAGTATGCCTATGTATCTGCTTGGGAATATGCAAATGGCGATTTTAAACTGCACAAAGAAACATTGAATTTTGAATTTGTTAAACCTTCCGTAAGGAGTTATAAATAA
- a CDS encoding SDR family oxidoreductase, producing the protein MSKTILITGASSGIGKATAIHFQEQGWNVIATMRTPEKETELNKLENVQLERLDVLDLESIDQAIKNGISSFERIDAIVNNAGYGAYGPLESFPRENIIKQFNTNVIGLMDVTKAIIPHFRANKDGVIVNISSIGGQMTFALGSLYHGTKFAVEGISESLHYEMSEIGVKVKIVEPGFIATDFGGRSFDFQAGDIAEYQPIIGALMKQWQNPENTVSPPSLVAEVIYNAVTDDTNQLRYRAGGDANFLLDSRKKMTDEEFFAMMNKQLEK; encoded by the coding sequence ATGAGCAAAACCATATTAATTACTGGAGCAAGTAGCGGAATTGGCAAGGCAACAGCCATTCATTTTCAAGAGCAAGGTTGGAATGTAATTGCTACAATGCGAACGCCAGAAAAAGAGACAGAATTGAATAAATTGGAGAATGTGCAATTGGAAAGGTTGGATGTTCTTGATTTGGAATCCATAGATCAGGCTATTAAAAATGGTATTTCCAGTTTTGAAAGAATAGACGCAATTGTGAATAATGCAGGCTATGGAGCTTATGGGCCATTGGAATCATTCCCAAGAGAAAACATCATCAAGCAATTCAATACTAATGTCATAGGGTTAATGGACGTAACAAAAGCCATTATTCCACATTTTAGAGCAAATAAGGACGGAGTTATTGTCAATATCTCATCCATAGGCGGACAAATGACCTTTGCTTTGGGTTCCCTTTATCACGGAACTAAGTTTGCGGTTGAGGGTATTTCGGAATCACTGCATTATGAAATGAGTGAAATTGGTGTAAAAGTTAAAATTGTAGAACCTGGATTTATTGCGACAGATTTCGGGGGACGTTCGTTCGATTTTCAAGCGGGTGATATTGCCGAGTACCAACCGATTATTGGCGCATTAATGAAACAATGGCAAAACCCCGAAAACACCGTTTCACCACCCAGTTTAGTGGCAGAAGTTATCTACAATGCAGTGACAGACGATACTAATCAATTGAGATACAGAGCAGGAGGTGATGCCAATTTCCTGCTTGATAGTAGAAAAAAAATGACGGACGAAGAGTTCTTTGCAATGATGAACAAGCAATTGGAAAAGTAA
- a CDS encoding group II intron maturase-specific domain-containing protein, which produces MGHGFVPTHRKGEKGKYQFVVKKSAWQTFKQKLKRLTKKTLPMSFDERITRIKQLMRGWLNYFKEASIHSKSKKMDEWLRNRLRHCM; this is translated from the coding sequence TTGGGGCATGGTTTTGTTCCTACTCATCGCAAAGGCGAGAAAGGCAAATATCAATTCGTGGTGAAGAAGTCGGCTTGGCAGACCTTTAAGCAAAAGCTGAAACGCCTGACCAAAAAGACTCTGCCCATGAGTTTTGATGAACGTATAACACGTATCAAACAGTTGATGCGAGGTTGGCTAAATTACTTCAAAGAAGCATCTATCCACAGCAAGTCGAAAAAGATGGATGAATGGCTGCGAAACCGTTTGAGGCATTGTATGTAG
- a CDS encoding transposase — MTYARKGQTPVLQHECKHYRKISAAVVITEDGDLYYEVRQCNFHHNAIVRFMNNCWADLQTALVCIWDNATIHKAKEVANALHQTHRNPCIRLENTPAYSPELNASEQVWNYVKNVLLVNVFCKTEDELKRRVIEALEEIKANKELVKSFFRNTKVGFYI; from the coding sequence GTGACCTATGCCCGCAAAGGACAAACGCCTGTTTTACAGCATGAATGCAAGCATTATAGAAAAATTTCAGCAGCAGTAGTCATCACAGAAGATGGAGACCTATATTACGAAGTACGCCAATGTAATTTTCATCATAATGCAATTGTTCGATTCATGAATAACTGCTGGGCAGACTTGCAAACCGCTTTGGTTTGTATTTGGGATAATGCTACCATTCATAAGGCTAAGGAGGTGGCAAATGCTTTACATCAAACACATAGAAATCCTTGTATTAGATTAGAAAACACACCTGCTTATTCTCCCGAACTAAATGCTTCAGAGCAAGTTTGGAATTATGTAAAAAATGTATTGTTAGTTAATGTTTTTTGTAAAACAGAAGATGAGTTAAAAAGAAGGGTAATTGAAGCTTTAGAAGAAATCAAAGCGAATAAGGAACTTGTTAAAAGTTTCTTCAGGAATACAAAAGTGGGGTTTTATATCTAA
- a CDS encoding succinate dehydrogenase/fumarate reductase iron-sulfur subunit, which translates to MKVTFRIWRQNNPTQKGGFKEYEVTDLTEDMSFLEALDHLNEILVLKNEKVIAYEYDCREGICGQCGVFINGRAHGPHQNMTTCQLHMRSFQEGETITVEPWRADAFPIIKDLVVDRSAFDRIIEQGAYITAKTGTAPEANAILIGKEISDKAMDAAACIGCGACVATCKNSSAALFTSAKINHLNSLPQGKPEEHRRVLDMTAQMAKEGFGHCSFTGACEVECPEGISIVNIAEMNARYMKAKLFG; encoded by the coding sequence ATGAAAGTAACATTCCGAATTTGGAGACAAAACAATCCTACTCAAAAAGGGGGCTTCAAAGAGTATGAAGTGACCGACCTTACAGAAGATATGTCATTTTTGGAAGCCTTGGATCACTTGAATGAAATCTTGGTTTTGAAAAATGAAAAAGTGATTGCTTATGAATACGATTGTCGAGAAGGTATTTGTGGACAATGCGGCGTATTCATCAATGGTCGAGCGCATGGGCCACATCAAAATATGACGACTTGCCAACTGCACATGAGAAGTTTTCAGGAGGGTGAAACGATTACAGTCGAACCGTGGCGGGCAGATGCTTTTCCAATTATCAAGGACTTGGTGGTTGACCGTTCTGCCTTCGATAGAATCATCGAACAAGGTGCTTACATCACTGCCAAAACTGGAACTGCGCCAGAAGCGAATGCTATTTTGATTGGAAAAGAAATTTCAGATAAAGCGATGGATGCAGCAGCCTGTATTGGTTGTGGAGCCTGTGTCGCTACCTGCAAAAACTCTTCGGCTGCCCTATTTACTTCCGCCAAAATCAACCACTTAAATTCTCTTCCACAAGGTAAACCCGAAGAGCATCGCCGAGTTTTGGATATGACCGCTCAAATGGCAAAAGAGGGCTTCGGTCATTGCTCCTTTACAGGTGCTTGTGAAGTTGAATGTCCTGAAGGTATTTCGATTGTGAATATTGCTGAAATGAACGCCAGATATATGAAAGCGAAATTGTTTGGGTGA
- a CDS encoding helix-turn-helix domain-containing protein codes for MNEQIFHSKSITEIRSVFGVGKPTHPLITILDTQKLAYGEETVGKRFSSDLYCIALKDSSCGIDYGRNSYDFDDGVLIFTAPKQVITVTKPQELNQVKGWMLYFHPDLIRNTVLGSKIDSYNFFNYEVHEALHLSESEQNTLNQIVQLIQEEIKERIDNHSQQVLVSNIELLLNYSKRFYERQFNTRTASNIDVVSKVETLLKNYYSDNQLIEKGQPSIQYLADHCHLSASYLSDLLTKETGRSAKDHINDFLVDKAKHLLLSSTDSISGIAYTLGFNYPHYFGRLFKQKTGKTPQEYRQLN; via the coding sequence ATGAACGAGCAGATTTTTCATTCAAAATCAATTACTGAAATTAGGTCGGTATTTGGAGTAGGTAAACCTACCCACCCCTTGATAACCATTTTAGACACCCAGAAACTTGCTTACGGAGAAGAAACTGTTGGTAAGCGATTTTCCTCAGATTTGTACTGTATTGCACTGAAAGATTCAAGCTGTGGCATAGATTACGGACGAAATTCATACGATTTTGATGATGGTGTACTGATTTTTACCGCACCAAAACAAGTTATAACAGTGACGAAACCACAAGAATTGAATCAAGTAAAAGGTTGGATGCTTTACTTTCATCCCGACCTGATAAGAAACACAGTGCTCGGTTCGAAAATTGACTCCTACAACTTCTTTAATTACGAAGTTCACGAGGCTTTGCATCTTTCCGAAAGCGAGCAAAACACACTAAATCAAATTGTTCAACTGATTCAAGAAGAAATCAAAGAACGAATTGACAATCACAGCCAACAAGTATTGGTTTCAAATATTGAATTATTGCTTAATTACAGTAAGCGATTTTACGAAAGACAATTCAATACTCGTACAGCAAGCAATATAGATGTGGTTTCTAAAGTAGAAACACTGTTAAAAAACTATTATTCTGATAACCAACTCATTGAAAAAGGACAACCAAGTATTCAATATTTGGCAGACCACTGTCATTTATCAGCTAGTTACTTGAGTGACCTACTTACCAAAGAAACAGGACGTTCTGCCAAAGACCACATTAATGATTTTTTAGTGGACAAAGCAAAACATTTACTACTCAGTTCTACCGATTCAATAAGCGGAATAGCTTACACACTTGGTTTTAATTATCCGCACTATTTCGGGAGGCTATTCAAACAAAAAACAGGTAAAACACCACAAGAATACAGGCAGTTAAACTAA
- a CDS encoding AAA family ATPase: MKELIIIAGANGSGKTTFSKQILAETGFEFLNADEIEKELSVSKLQAGKEFFIRLDKFLGEGTSFVLESTLSGNYLVKAIEKAKQQSYVVRIVYVFLENPNDCIQRIKLRVKLGGHFVPDEDVIRRYYRSKANFWNIYKSLADSWVMIYNSTDTAPQRVAVGTSENFIVELENLFHDFLNDLEK, from the coding sequence ATGAAAGAACTTATTATTATAGCAGGGGCAAACGGTTCGGGAAAAACAACCTTTTCAAAACAGATTTTGGCAGAAACAGGCTTTGAATTTCTCAACGCAGACGAAATTGAGAAAGAGTTATCCGTTTCTAAACTGCAAGCAGGAAAAGAGTTTTTTATCCGACTTGACAAGTTTTTAGGTGAAGGAACAAGTTTTGTATTGGAAAGCACTTTGTCGGGAAATTACCTTGTAAAAGCCATTGAAAAGGCAAAACAACAAAGTTACGTTGTCCGAATTGTGTATGTATTTTTGGAAAACCCGAATGACTGCATACAAAGAATAAAACTGCGGGTAAAATTGGGAGGACATTTTGTACCTGATGAAGACGTAATTCGCAGGTATTACCGTAGCAAAGCCAATTTTTGGAATATCTACAAAAGTTTAGCAGACAGTTGGGTAATGATTTACAATTCAACAGATACAGCACCGCAAAGGGTAGCAGTAGGAACAAGTGAAAACTTTATAGTTGAACTTGAAAATTTATTTCATGACTTTTTAAACGACCTTGAAAAATGA
- a CDS encoding succinate dehydrogenase cytochrome b subunit produces the protein MDLFFRKSIIAATGLFLCLFLIVHLSANCILLLPETTAREMYNSYSTLLRENPLIKLVAYALYLSIILHTVYALLVTLHNRKAKPQKYAVNHTNENSSWTSQNMGLIGIFILLFIVVHLANFWARIKLGMGEGVGVDSLGNKDVYEVTSSLFHNIYYVVFYSILMIPLGFHLHHGLKSAFKTLGFYHKNGLKIVSKVALVYALIVSILFGIIPFIVYFK, from the coding sequence ATGGATCTATTTTTTAGGAAAAGTATCATTGCAGCTACGGGGCTGTTTCTTTGCCTGTTTCTCATTGTACACTTATCTGCCAATTGCATTTTACTTTTGCCAGAAACAACCGCAAGGGAAATGTACAATTCCTACTCAACTTTATTGCGTGAAAACCCACTGATTAAACTGGTTGCTTACGCATTATATTTGTCGATTATTTTACACACGGTCTATGCCTTATTGGTAACACTCCACAATAGAAAAGCCAAACCTCAAAAATATGCAGTCAATCACACAAATGAAAACAGCTCTTGGACCTCGCAAAATATGGGCTTAATCGGCATCTTCATTCTACTTTTCATAGTCGTTCATTTGGCGAATTTTTGGGCAAGAATAAAATTGGGAATGGGAGAAGGTGTCGGTGTAGATAGCTTGGGGAATAAAGATGTTTACGAAGTGACGAGCAGTTTATTTCACAATATCTACTATGTGGTATTTTATTCTATTCTGATGATTCCTTTGGGTTTTCACTTACACCACGGATTGAAGAGTGCTTTCAAGACACTTGGATTTTACCATAAAAATGGATTGAAAATCGTATCAAAAGTAGCTTTGGTCTATGCCCTTATTGTTTCCATTTTATTTGGAATCATTCCATTTATCGTTTACTTCAAATAG
- a CDS encoding winged helix-turn-helix domain-containing protein — MKLKGLEAQLNRRQTIINLHEKGMKQVDIAEVVDVVQPYVSKIIRAYKQGGRKAIQPSKAKGAIPKITNEQLKELENILDQGAENYGFEGEIWNCGRVQRVIKEKFAIDYCTQHVGRILKKLTYTRQKPQLEDYRKNPEKVQEWKEEKLPSIKKSKRRKSNNKLSRRSRF; from the coding sequence ATGAAATTAAAAGGACTTGAAGCTCAATTAAACCGTCGTCAAACTATTATTAATTTGCATGAAAAAGGCATGAAACAAGTTGATATAGCTGAAGTTGTAGATGTAGTTCAACCTTATGTGAGCAAAATTATTCGAGCCTATAAGCAAGGGGGGCGGAAAGCTATTCAACCTTCAAAAGCGAAAGGGGCAATTCCTAAAATAACAAACGAACAATTAAAAGAATTAGAAAATATATTAGACCAAGGAGCTGAAAACTACGGCTTTGAAGGGGAAATTTGGAACTGTGGTCGAGTTCAAAGAGTCATAAAGGAAAAATTCGCAATAGACTATTGTACCCAACATGTTGGGCGTATTCTAAAAAAACTTACCTATACCCGCCAAAAACCACAATTAGAAGATTATCGTAAAAATCCAGAAAAAGTGCAGGAATGGAAGGAGGAAAAGTTACCCAGCATAAAAAAAAGCAAAAGAAGAAAATCGAACAATAAGTTATCAAGAAGAAGCAGGTTTTAG
- a CDS encoding SDR family oxidoreductase codes for MKHKILVTGASGAFGSLTCIQLVENGHQVVGTMRSMQGKNEVVANELKSKGVTLVEMDITKEESVISGVNSAIETMGGLDTVFNNAGIGANGILECFTAGDIQRMFDVNVFGVQRLMRAVLPHLRNQGKGTIIHTSSCIGRVTTPFLASYSASKYALESLAEGYRAELSGFGIESCIVEPGGFPTGFMSGMITPSDTERLTQYGEMASLPETALNGYVAYVESIPEQRPERVAEAVSALVEIPFGEKPFRTVVDFSGLKQAIENYNKVLNETTKAIYTANGVDNLLTLNKD; via the coding sequence ATGAAACATAAAATTTTAGTAACTGGAGCAAGCGGAGCTTTTGGAAGCTTGACTTGCATTCAATTAGTAGAAAACGGACATCAAGTTGTGGGAACAATGCGTTCTATGCAAGGAAAAAATGAAGTTGTCGCCAATGAATTAAAATCAAAAGGTGTTACACTCGTTGAAATGGATATCACCAAGGAAGAAAGCGTTATTTCAGGAGTGAATTCAGCCATAGAAACAATGGGAGGTTTAGATACCGTTTTCAACAATGCAGGCATTGGAGCAAATGGAATTCTTGAATGTTTTACTGCTGGTGACATTCAAAGAATGTTTGACGTGAATGTTTTTGGTGTACAACGCCTTATGAGAGCAGTTTTGCCCCATTTAAGAAATCAAGGGAAGGGAACTATCATTCACACTTCAAGCTGCATAGGCAGAGTCACTACCCCATTTCTTGCGTCTTATTCAGCTTCAAAATATGCATTAGAATCTTTGGCAGAAGGTTACAGAGCTGAACTTTCAGGATTTGGAATTGAATCTTGTATCGTAGAACCAGGTGGATTTCCAACAGGCTTTATGAGTGGAATGATAACACCAAGTGATACAGAACGTTTAACCCAATATGGCGAAATGGCAAGCCTGCCAGAAACGGCATTAAATGGTTACGTTGCTTATGTAGAATCTATCCCTGAACAAAGACCTGAACGAGTGGCAGAAGCAGTGTCTGCTTTAGTTGAAATTCCATTTGGTGAAAAGCCTTTTAGAACGGTAGTCGATTTTTCTGGACTGAAACAAGCTATCGAAAACTACAACAAAGTATTAAACGAGACGACAAAGGCAATCTACACGGCAAACGGTGTGGATAACCTACTCACCCTAAACAAAGATTAA